One segment of Anatilimnocola aggregata DNA contains the following:
- a CDS encoding potassium channel family protein has translation MSHFFLRQDSPHPSPGPSFAIMLYRPASIFGARGSLKSSFPRRLHRQSPATNSFTGQVRTCNLFAASVGGVLRAKAGLMNEAWPQRYKERRFGLLLAILLVLLAGPPILIGFGLSAVWFDGLMSVLMLAAIVSLCFEPQQRIFALLLGIPSILLSLGGHLLPGAIAAWPLFLGHLCEVLFLFGSAVLIVKSLFGSRSISFDSILGAVCGYLFLGLGWAVLYAMIESLRPGSFEIDQSLAPVGEAARPLSDVLTYYSFVTLTTVGYGDVVPISAATRTCAWIEAITGQFYLAVIVAGLVSLLVTRKRTPQDSGEVDSE, from the coding sequence ATGAGCCACTTCTTCCTTCGGCAAGACTCCCCTCATCCTTCACCTGGACCTTCTTTCGCCATAATGCTTTACCGGCCTGCTAGCATATTCGGGGCAAGAGGCTCGCTGAAAAGCTCATTTCCCCGCCGCCTGCACCGGCAATCTCCGGCGACGAACTCATTTACCGGGCAGGTTCGCACTTGTAACTTATTTGCAGCAAGCGTTGGCGGTGTTTTACGAGCAAAGGCGGGACTGATGAATGAAGCGTGGCCTCAGCGATATAAGGAGCGGAGATTCGGCTTACTTCTCGCCATTCTTTTGGTGCTGCTGGCTGGTCCACCGATCTTGATCGGCTTCGGTCTTTCCGCCGTGTGGTTCGATGGACTGATGTCGGTTCTGATGTTGGCTGCGATTGTCTCGCTGTGCTTTGAGCCACAGCAAAGGATATTCGCCCTCTTGCTCGGCATTCCATCCATCTTGTTGTCGCTTGGCGGCCATCTTCTTCCAGGTGCAATCGCTGCTTGGCCTTTGTTCTTGGGGCATCTGTGCGAAGTGCTGTTCTTGTTTGGTTCAGCGGTTCTGATCGTGAAGTCGCTATTCGGCTCCCGTTCAATTTCATTCGACAGCATTCTGGGTGCGGTCTGCGGTTACTTATTTCTTGGGCTGGGATGGGCCGTTCTCTACGCAATGATCGAAAGCCTTCGGCCCGGCTCCTTTGAAATCGACCAATCGCTTGCTCCAGTGGGTGAAGCTGCTCGGCCTCTGTCCGACGTGCTGACGTACTACAGCTTTGTCACCCTGACAACCGTGGGCTACGGAGATGTCGTCCCCATTTCGGCAGCCACACGAACATGCGCCTGGATCGAAGCCATCACAGGTCAGTTCTACTTGGCGGTAATTGTAGCAGGATTGGTCAGCCTATTGGTTACGAGGAAACGAACACCGCAGGATAGTGGTGAAGTCGATTCCGAATAG
- a CDS encoding alpha/beta hydrolase: MRVISLLFFLLFTTPLLTAEPKVHRDLAYSETKNERQTLDVYASTEGKGRPIVFWIHGGGWKAGDKKSVKDKPQIFVDKGFTFVATNYRFVPTVTVKEMASDIAKAIRFIHDHAKEFGGDPNSIIVMGHSSGAHIAALVSTDASYLKAEMLSLSILKGCVPVDSSFYDIPKRVKDGGDTSPAMIKEVFTDNEQWQRECSPFNYVARQKNIPPFLILHVAERADTKAQAHWLADKLKDNGISARVVAAKGKTHGTINSELGVVDDEPTKAMWELLDGVTKKKPRTLEHFKANLAEGLTEAKVERLFGAPDRKKVSTNFYLLTYEYDLAGGSKIRLGFLGVVSKATHVRTDGTTEDLPLK, from the coding sequence ATGCGTGTCATCTCTCTACTTTTTTTCCTCCTTTTCACCACTCCTCTCCTCACAGCCGAACCCAAGGTCCATCGTGACCTTGCTTATTCCGAGACGAAGAATGAACGGCAGACGCTTGATGTCTATGCATCGACCGAGGGCAAAGGCCGGCCAATCGTCTTCTGGATTCACGGTGGCGGCTGGAAGGCGGGCGACAAGAAGAGCGTGAAAGACAAGCCGCAAATCTTCGTGGACAAGGGGTTCACCTTCGTTGCAACAAACTACCGATTCGTTCCAACCGTGACAGTGAAGGAAATGGCGAGCGACATCGCCAAGGCGATCCGCTTTATTCACGATCATGCCAAGGAGTTTGGTGGCGATCCGAACTCGATCATCGTCATGGGGCATTCGTCAGGGGCGCACATCGCTGCATTGGTCAGCACCGATGCAAGCTACTTGAAAGCAGAGATGCTGTCGCTCTCGATCCTCAAGGGCTGCGTGCCAGTGGATAGTTCTTTTTATGACATTCCTAAACGAGTCAAAGACGGCGGTGATACGTCACCCGCAATGATTAAGGAGGTTTTCACCGACAACGAACAATGGCAGCGGGAATGCTCGCCGTTCAACTACGTCGCCAGACAAAAGAATATCCCGCCGTTTCTTATCCTCCACGTCGCCGAGCGTGCCGACACCAAAGCCCAAGCTCACTGGCTGGCCGATAAGTTGAAGGATAATGGCATCTCAGCGAGGGTAGTTGCAGCCAAGGGCAAAACGCACGGGACTATCAATTCCGAGTTGGGCGTGGTTGATGACGAGCCGACCAAGGCGATGTGGGAGCTTCTGGATGGCGTGACGAAGAAGAAGCCTCGCACACTCGAACACTTTAAGGCCAATCTGGCCGAAGGACTCACAGAGGCCAAGGTTGAAAGGCTGTTCGGGGCACCAGATCGCAAAAAGGTCAGCACGAACTTCTACCTTTTGACCTACGAATACGATCTTGCTGGCGGAAGCAAAATCAGGCTGGGCTTTCTCGGCGTCGTTTCCAAAGCCACCCATGTGAGAACCGACGGGACCACGGAAGACTTGCCGTTGAAATAG
- a CDS encoding DoxX family protein, which produces MKGIKAASKYLLAILMIGVGILHFVQPEFFVKIMPPYLPFHLELVYLSGFFEAAMGLLLLVPRTSGMAAWGIIALLIAVFPANIYLYQHQELLPASPMVHFLRLPLQGVFILWAYWHTRPES; this is translated from the coding sequence ATGAAGGGAATCAAAGCGGCGTCGAAGTATCTGCTGGCGATCTTGATGATCGGTGTTGGCATTTTGCATTTCGTGCAGCCCGAATTTTTCGTCAAGATCATGCCGCCGTATTTGCCTTTTCATCTGGAACTGGTCTACCTCAGCGGCTTTTTTGAAGCTGCTATGGGACTGCTTCTCCTCGTCCCACGAACTTCAGGGATGGCGGCATGGGGGATCATCGCTCTGTTGATCGCCGTCTTTCCGGCAAACATCTATCTCTACCAGCACCAGGAATTGCTTCCTGCATCGCCGATGGTTCACTTTCTTCGATTGCCGCTCCAGGGCGTGTTCATTCTGTGGGCATATTGGCACACGAGGCCAGAATCTTGA
- a CDS encoding DUF2726 domain-containing protein, with protein MTDAEPKGCLAAILSLFGISLGGPAKVSVELPYRQRDDFLSAAELSFYRVLATALGNRAVVCPKVSIADIFFVVRPNENQSYRNKIDRKHVDFLLCDPMTMKPRCGVELDDSSHARRDRQERDEFVDEVFEVAGLPLVRVPAKSAYSPAALLAFIEPHLSGPVANSLPPDVQSSGPPACPKCGVLMVERVAKKGQSAGQSFFGCPNYPKCREIVQSL; from the coding sequence ATGACTGACGCCGAACCCAAAGGCTGCTTGGCAGCGATCTTGAGTCTCTTTGGGATCAGCCTCGGTGGTCCCGCAAAGGTCAGTGTCGAACTGCCCTACCGCCAGCGTGACGACTTTCTCTCAGCAGCCGAGCTTTCGTTCTATCGGGTTTTGGCAACGGCCCTCGGCAATCGAGCCGTGGTGTGTCCCAAGGTGAGTATTGCCGACATCTTTTTCGTCGTGCGACCCAATGAGAACCAGAGTTATCGAAACAAGATCGACCGGAAGCACGTCGATTTCTTGCTCTGCGATCCAATGACCATGAAGCCTCGATGTGGGGTCGAACTCGACGACTCCAGCCATGCTCGACGTGATCGGCAGGAGCGGGATGAGTTTGTCGATGAAGTATTCGAGGTCGCTGGACTACCACTTGTTCGAGTTCCGGCGAAGTCGGCCTACAGCCCGGCTGCATTGTTGGCGTTCATCGAGCCGCACCTGAGCGGCCCGGTGGCAAACTCGTTGCCGCCTGATGTCCAGTCATCGGGACCACCGGCCTGCCCGAAGTGCGGCGTATTAATGGTGGAGCGAGTGGCAAAGAAAGGGCAGAGTGCGGGCCAGTCATTCTTTGGTTGCCCGAACTATCCGAAGTGCAGAGAGATCGTGCAGAGCCTTTAG
- a CDS encoding ferritin-like domain-containing protein, producing the protein MPIVGCTQSILPERDGACTVNESVKIEHPKLVRLLQLAYSAEKAAAFAYIGHAGSVKNPGEKVAIKQIELDEWQHRETVLSIMGRYEILPSRYNEIKYHVIGRIISASCYVIGWFMPYYFAGRLESGNVCEYFVMMRYFNEVGITEHDEVLYEMGMKEKEHEVYFQKGLENNRLLPLFEKIFGWGKKSSFNDIDLENKSPVEESKGYCKHRK; encoded by the coding sequence ATGCCCATTGTCGGTTGTACGCAGAGCATCTTGCCGGAACGTGATGGAGCTTGCACGGTGAACGAGTCAGTCAAGATTGAGCATCCAAAACTCGTGAGGCTCCTTCAATTGGCTTATTCAGCCGAGAAAGCAGCGGCATTTGCGTACATCGGCCACGCCGGTTCGGTGAAGAACCCAGGCGAGAAAGTGGCGATCAAGCAAATCGAATTGGACGAGTGGCAACACCGAGAGACAGTTCTGTCCATCATGGGGCGATACGAAATTTTGCCATCACGGTACAACGAAATCAAATATCACGTCATCGGCAGGATCATCTCGGCGAGTTGTTACGTCATTGGCTGGTTCATGCCGTACTACTTCGCCGGACGATTGGAAAGCGGAAACGTCTGCGAGTATTTCGTAATGATGCGCTATTTCAACGAAGTTGGGATCACCGAACACGACGAAGTGTTGTACGAAATGGGAATGAAGGAGAAGGAACACGAGGTCTATTTTCAGAAGGGTCTTGAGAACAACCGCCTGTTGCCGCTGTTCGAGAAAATCTTCGGGTGGGGCAAGAAAAGCAGTTTCAACGACATTGATTTGGAGAACAAATCTCCCGTCGAAGAATCAAAGGGATACTGCAAACACCGAAAGTAG
- a CDS encoding methyltransferase family protein, producing MNETSFRIALVVVIVLTMVVTVYHRLQAAKSGEKISHKDEGYLSATVLRLAGLVLWISTFGYLFFPTYFQWAAMPLPAWLRWTGVVTGALCSLLMYWTLSSLGKNLTDTVVTRSEATLVTSGPYRWVRHPFYVTAALLMASVTLLTANWFIGISSVAVLALLAVRTPKEEQMLIERFGRQYRDYMATTGRFIPRIGR from the coding sequence ATGAATGAAACCTCATTCCGCATCGCCCTGGTGGTCGTGATCGTCCTCACGATGGTCGTCACCGTGTATCACCGGCTCCAAGCGGCAAAGTCAGGCGAGAAGATTTCGCACAAGGATGAAGGCTATCTGTCCGCCACTGTTTTGCGATTGGCGGGTCTGGTCCTGTGGATCAGCACGTTCGGCTACCTGTTCTTCCCGACATACTTTCAGTGGGCAGCCATGCCGTTGCCGGCATGGCTGCGATGGACCGGCGTGGTCACGGGCGCACTCTGTTCGCTCTTGATGTACTGGACGCTATCGAGCCTGGGCAAGAACCTTACCGACACCGTGGTCACGAGGTCGGAGGCCACGTTGGTCACAAGCGGGCCTTACCGCTGGGTCCGACATCCGTTCTATGTGACGGCGGCGCTGCTGATGGCTTCCGTGACTTTGCTGACCGCCAATTGGTTTATTGGCATCAGCAGTGTGGCGGTTTTAGCTTTGCTTGCCGTTCGCACGCCGAAAGAAGAGCAGATGTTGATCGAACGGTTTGGAAGGCAGTATCGGGACTACATGGCGACGACAGGCAGATTCATTCCGAGGATCGGAAGGTGA
- the recD2 gene encoding SF1B family DNA helicase RecD2, translating to MSETLKGIIERVSFHNPDNGFAVLRVKVKGRDDLVSVVGSTMSVTAGEHFEATGHWVIDREHGQQFKADELKTTHPASAEGIEKYLASGAIRSIGPKIAAKIVSIYKERTLEIFEQAPDFLLHVKGIGAERLKRISKSWDEQKEVRKITLFLTEHGITSGRAVRIYRTYGHESIAKIKENPYQLADDIRGIGFKTADELAATLGIDRNSPYRARAAVRYTLQELASQGHCGYPEPGVMEHAKKLVEIEQKIIADAVRSVVHDGSVIREPVEGEPWLYLANLHRSEVGLAQSVHRIASATPHPLPRFDVEKAIAWVEQRLNIQLAAAQQEAIRQACQQKLLVITGGPGVGKTTLVRSILEIFSAKEMNCVLAAPTGRAAKRLAETTGRTAKTIHRLLEFDPATGEFKRNAQHLLTGDLFVLDETSMVDVVLGHQVLRAIPSEACVILVGDVDQLPSVGPGSVLADLISSNVVPVVRLTEIFRQATESRIITAAYAINHGQMPNPSKSEELTDFYFIESNEPEGIQDMLVRLVKERIPARFGFDPKSDIQVLTPMNRSVLGARNLNQVLQKAINPGDGGPEVQRFGWTFRIGDRVIQTVNNYDRDVFNGDLGIIEQINRIEQVMTINFEGRQVEYDFGDLDELALAYVLSIHKSQGSEFPCIVIPLHTQHYMMLQRNLLYTAVTRGKKLVVLVGSRKALSMAVRRADSGQRYTALRKRLQAIK from the coding sequence ATGTCCGAAACCCTGAAGGGAATCATCGAACGAGTTAGTTTCCACAACCCAGACAATGGGTTTGCGGTGCTGCGGGTGAAGGTCAAGGGACGTGACGATCTTGTTTCTGTCGTGGGCAGCACGATGTCCGTAACTGCGGGCGAACATTTCGAGGCAACCGGTCATTGGGTGATCGACCGAGAGCATGGGCAGCAGTTCAAAGCCGACGAACTGAAAACGACGCACCCGGCATCAGCGGAAGGCATCGAAAAATACCTCGCATCGGGAGCCATTCGGAGCATTGGGCCAAAAATCGCCGCCAAGATCGTTTCGATCTACAAGGAGCGGACGCTGGAAATCTTTGAGCAGGCTCCTGATTTCCTGCTCCATGTGAAAGGCATTGGTGCAGAACGCCTCAAGCGAATCAGCAAAAGCTGGGATGAGCAGAAAGAAGTTCGCAAAATCACCTTGTTTCTGACTGAGCATGGGATCACGTCAGGCCGAGCAGTCCGCATCTACCGCACTTACGGCCATGAATCCATAGCCAAAATCAAAGAGAATCCATACCAACTAGCCGATGACATCCGTGGCATCGGCTTCAAGACCGCCGATGAACTGGCAGCCACTTTGGGCATCGACCGCAATAGCCCGTACCGAGCGAGGGCGGCGGTGCGTTACACGCTGCAAGAATTGGCGAGTCAGGGACATTGTGGTTATCCAGAGCCGGGTGTGATGGAACATGCAAAAAAGCTCGTCGAAATCGAGCAGAAGATCATCGCTGATGCCGTGCGGAGCGTGGTCCATGACGGAAGCGTGATTCGGGAACCTGTTGAGGGCGAGCCGTGGCTATACCTCGCCAACCTCCACCGATCCGAAGTCGGGCTGGCTCAATCGGTTCATCGGATCGCCTCAGCCACACCACATCCGCTGCCACGATTTGATGTCGAAAAAGCAATCGCCTGGGTTGAACAGCGGTTGAACATTCAATTGGCCGCAGCACAGCAAGAAGCGATTCGACAAGCATGTCAGCAAAAACTGCTCGTCATCACGGGTGGTCCAGGTGTTGGCAAGACGACGCTCGTTCGCAGCATCCTCGAAATCTTTTCGGCCAAGGAAATGAACTGCGTGCTGGCAGCGCCGACGGGCCGAGCAGCCAAGCGGTTGGCAGAAACGACTGGACGCACGGCCAAGACAATTCACCGGCTCCTTGAGTTTGATCCAGCCACCGGCGAGTTCAAACGCAACGCACAACACCTACTGACCGGTGACCTGTTCGTGCTGGATGAAACTTCGATGGTTGATGTCGTTCTCGGTCACCAAGTCTTGCGAGCCATTCCTAGCGAAGCCTGCGTGATCCTTGTTGGCGATGTGGACCAACTTCCCTCGGTTGGCCCTGGTTCCGTGCTGGCCGATCTGATTTCATCGAACGTGGTTCCTGTTGTGCGACTGACCGAGATTTTTCGGCAAGCAACTGAAAGCCGAATCATCACCGCCGCCTATGCAATCAACCACGGTCAGATGCCGAATCCGTCCAAGTCCGAGGAACTCACCGATTTCTATTTCATCGAGTCGAACGAACCTGAAGGCATTCAAGATATGTTGGTGCGGCTAGTGAAAGAACGAATCCCGGCCCGCTTTGGCTTCGACCCGAAATCCGACATCCAAGTCCTGACGCCAATGAATCGGTCTGTCTTGGGAGCCAGGAACCTCAACCAAGTGCTGCAAAAGGCGATCAACCCAGGCGACGGCGGACCCGAAGTACAGCGATTTGGCTGGACGTTTCGTATCGGGGACCGAGTGATTCAAACCGTCAACAACTACGACCGAGATGTGTTCAACGGCGATTTGGGAATCATCGAGCAGATCAACCGTATCGAGCAGGTAATGACGATCAACTTCGAGGGGCGGCAAGTCGAGTATGATTTCGGCGATCTCGACGAACTGGCCTTGGCTTACGTGCTGTCGATTCACAAGAGCCAGGGTTCGGAGTTCCCCTGCATCGTGATTCCGCTCCACACGCAGCACTACATGATGCTGCAACGCAACCTGCTCTACACAGCGGTCACCAGAGGCAAGAAGCTCGTGGTACTGGTGGGGTCAAGAAAGGCCCTGAGCATGGCCGTGCGTCGAGCGGATTCCGGTCAAAGATACACGGCGTTGAGGAAGAGACTGCAAGCGATCAAGTAG
- a CDS encoding alpha/beta hydrolase family protein, which translates to MRMMLLMCLVVFAVGPRQASAADAPNTVKQLFAYFDPRKDDIDAKFVREWEKDGIVYRYVTYRIGTFKDKPARMAAFYAFPKGASKLPGLLHLHGGGQRAFLHEVEFYAKRGYPCLSINWGGREMEEAKDGEPNTDWGAVDPTQNNVPGYFNLKPGEKYLDPVESPRNNNWYLLTLGCRRGLTFLEQQPEVDPDKLGVYGHSMGGNLTVYVAGTDERVKAAAPSVGGSGFRTQPWPLLPQHRPQTPNGDAKLFDATLGFESYAPLIKAPVLWLGATNDFHGIMDDTYRTGELIPHKDVRYSFTPHMNHRFTPEFAVTRPLWFDQHLKGNFTFPKTPETNLIFDTKDHVPMLEVMPDSSQEVAEVHIYYSVDPDPRARFWRSAEAKRSGDTWTAKLPLLSVDQPLFAFANVVYKLKQSESEPHARPTDRFALSSMLHTVASKEVAANGASATDKADPVIDDFTHGWRDWYTLSADNPHHWEFSTRKLSDPKWQGQPGQRLTVEVQAEKPNELVIVLTENYFRQYRGKQRELVAVVKLNGGKETQTVSLEPKDFKASDGETLLLWQNVDLLSFRAYFDKGEKLVGSKSWAGPQPVFKKLWWQGDDR; encoded by the coding sequence ATGAGAATGATGCTCCTGATGTGTTTGGTTGTGTTTGCAGTGGGGCCGAGGCAGGCATCTGCCGCTGACGCTCCGAACACGGTCAAGCAACTCTTCGCTTATTTCGATCCACGCAAGGACGACATCGACGCCAAATTCGTTCGGGAATGGGAAAAGGACGGCATCGTTTACCGCTACGTCACCTACCGCATCGGTACGTTCAAAGACAAACCGGCCCGCATGGCGGCGTTTTATGCCTTTCCCAAGGGGGCCAGTAAGCTGCCGGGCTTGCTCCATCTTCATGGCGGTGGACAGAGGGCATTTCTGCATGAAGTAGAGTTCTACGCCAAGCGTGGCTACCCTTGCCTTTCGATCAATTGGGGCGGGCGGGAAATGGAAGAAGCCAAGGACGGCGAACCGAACACTGATTGGGGAGCCGTCGATCCGACCCAGAATAACGTACCGGGCTACTTCAATCTCAAGCCGGGCGAGAAGTATCTCGATCCTGTTGAGTCACCCCGTAACAACAACTGGTATCTCCTCACGCTCGGCTGCCGTCGAGGCTTGACCTTCTTGGAGCAGCAGCCGGAAGTCGATCCAGACAAGCTCGGCGTTTACGGCCACTCGATGGGCGGAAACCTCACCGTCTATGTCGCCGGAACTGATGAGCGAGTGAAGGCAGCAGCGCCGTCCGTGGGTGGATCGGGTTTTCGCACTCAGCCCTGGCCTCTACTTCCGCAGCACAGACCTCAGACGCCAAACGGCGATGCAAAGCTGTTTGACGCCACACTCGGCTTCGAGTCGTATGCGCCGCTCATCAAAGCGCCGGTCCTGTGGCTCGGTGCGACGAACGACTTCCACGGCATCATGGATGACACCTACCGAACCGGCGAGTTAATTCCACACAAGGACGTGCGGTACTCGTTCACTCCGCACATGAACCATCGGTTCACGCCAGAGTTCGCCGTCACAAGGCCGCTCTGGTTTGATCAGCATCTCAAGGGAAACTTTACCTTCCCGAAGACGCCGGAAACGAACTTGATCTTCGATACGAAGGATCACGTCCCAATGCTGGAGGTCATGCCTGATTCTTCGCAGGAAGTGGCCGAGGTCCACATCTACTACTCGGTCGATCCTGATCCAAGGGCGAGATTCTGGCGGTCAGCGGAAGCAAAAAGGTCGGGCGACACTTGGACGGCAAAATTGCCGCTCCTGAGCGTCGATCAGCCACTCTTCGCCTTCGCCAACGTCGTGTACAAACTGAAGCAGTCCGAGTCCGAGCCTCACGCTCGACCGACAGATCGGTTCGCACTCAGTTCGATGCTGCACACGGTTGCTTCCAAGGAAGTCGCCGCCAACGGTGCGAGCGCCACCGACAAGGCCGACCCGGTAATTGATGACTTCACCCACGGCTGGCGGGACTGGTACACGCTGTCCGCAGACAACCCGCACCATTGGGAGTTCTCGACCAGGAAGCTGAGTGATCCGAAATGGCAAGGCCAGCCAGGACAACGGCTCACGGTCGAGGTCCAGGCCGAGAAGCCGAATGAACTCGTGATCGTGCTGACTGAGAATTACTTCCGACAATACCGGGGCAAGCAGAGAGAACTGGTGGCGGTCGTGAAGCTCAACGGTGGCAAGGAAACGCAGACTGTCTCGCTGGAGCCGAAGGACTTCAAAGCCAGTGACGGTGAGACTCTGTTGTTGTGGCAGAACGTTGATCTGCTCTCATTCCGTGCGTACTTCGACAAGGGCGAAAAACTGGTCGGCAGCAAAAGCTGGGCGGGGCCGCAGCCGGTGTTCAAAAAGCTGTGGTGGCAGGGCGATGACCGTTGA
- a CDS encoding M48 family metallopeptidase has translation MNRTYRDIRYTLKRSKRKTASIYVERDGNITLIAPEDLSVQQIEKVLEEKRRWIYKNLAEWHDLNATRIERQFVNGEGFLYLGRSYRLKLVPKQEEPLLLKDGYFCLRAELRPATKAVAAFRDFYRDKGLVRINERVDLFKARMDVEPKSVKILDLKHRWASWTPGGNLNFHWKCMMSPAKILDYIVVHELAHLIVPDHSAKFWNEVDKLLPDFSERKEWLRVHGAGMDL, from the coding sequence ATGAATCGCACTTATCGTGATATCCGTTACACGCTCAAGCGAAGCAAACGTAAGACCGCCAGTATTTACGTAGAGCGAGATGGAAACATTACGCTCATCGCTCCCGAGGACTTGTCTGTCCAGCAAATTGAAAAGGTGCTGGAGGAGAAACGCCGCTGGATTTACAAGAACTTGGCCGAGTGGCATGACCTAAATGCCACTCGCATCGAACGGCAGTTCGTGAACGGCGAAGGTTTCTTGTATCTTGGTCGGTCCTATCGGTTGAAGCTCGTGCCGAAGCAGGAGGAACCGTTGCTGCTCAAGGACGGCTATTTTTGCTTGCGAGCCGAACTGCGACCTGCGACCAAGGCCGTTGCGGCCTTTCGGGATTTCTACCGGGACAAAGGGCTAGTGCGGATCAATGAGCGGGTGGACTTATTCAAGGCCCGGATGGATGTCGAGCCGAAGTCCGTCAAGATTCTTGATCTCAAGCACCGTTGGGCGTCGTGGACACCGGGCGGCAATCTCAATTTTCATTGGAAGTGCATGATGTCACCGGCAAAGATTCTCGATTACATCGTGGTCCATGAACTCGCTCACCTAATCGTCCCAGACCACTCAGCGAAGTTCTGGAACGAGGTCGATAAGCTCCTGCCCGATTTTTCCGAACGGAAAGAATGGCTGAGAGTGCATGGGGCGGGGATGGATTTATGA
- a CDS encoding GYD domain-containing protein, translating into MATFITNIKFSQQGIKDIDHTTKRAAIFKAEAKKLGAKVKDIYWTLGEHDGLLILEAPDDETATAAILHLGAMGNVHTTTCRAFTAAEMDKIVSKVHGG; encoded by the coding sequence ATGGCAACTTTCATCACGAACATCAAGTTCTCGCAGCAGGGCATCAAAGACATCGACCACACAACCAAGCGGGCGGCGATCTTCAAGGCCGAGGCGAAGAAGCTCGGTGCGAAAGTCAAGGACATCTACTGGACCTTGGGCGAACACGACGGCCTCTTGATCTTGGAAGCCCCGGATGATGAAACGGCGACCGCCGCCATTCTGCATCTCGGAGCGATGGGCAACGTCCACACAACCACCTGCCGGGCCTTCACCGCCGCAGAAATGGACAAGATCGTAAGCAAGGTGCATGGCGGTTGA
- a CDS encoding TfoX/Sxy family DNA transformation protein, with amino-acid sequence MATPKGSHLFVNVSPSEARRRLKGFGHGVRKVQSSGRNQAVVIHTATGQHLLELEAKFADVGFSSTENDLNEPIENLRNLGPASATWLREVEITTIAELERIGPTLAYRLVKQKQPAVSLNLLWALAAGLLDQDWRELSDEQKDKLRQATEED; translated from the coding sequence ATGGCCACTCCCAAAGGCTCACATCTCTTCGTGAATGTCAGTCCCTCCGAAGCACGTCGTCGTCTCAAAGGATTCGGCCACGGCGTCAGGAAGGTTCAAAGTTCCGGACGGAACCAAGCCGTCGTCATTCACACGGCGACTGGCCAACATCTTTTGGAACTGGAAGCCAAGTTTGCAGATGTAGGTTTCTCCAGCACCGAGAACGACCTGAACGAGCCAATTGAAAACCTCCGAAATCTCGGTCCAGCCAGTGCGACATGGTTGCGTGAAGTCGAGATCACCACGATTGCGGAACTAGAACGCATCGGCCCGACCCTCGCATATCGGCTGGTGAAACAGAAGCAACCGGCAGTGAGCTTGAACTTGTTGTGGGCGCTGGCTGCGGGGCTTTTGGATCAGGATTGGCGAGAACTGTCAGACGAACAGAAAGATAAGTTGCGGCAAGCGACTGAGGAAGACTGA